The proteins below come from a single Lentimicrobium sp. L6 genomic window:
- a CDS encoding PDDEXK nuclease domain-containing protein, whose product MGKGFLFVGRQQRITVEDENFYVDLVFYNRLLQCFVVIDLKIGKLKHQDLGQMQMYVNYYDEFVKTNEENPTIGIVLCKQKNETLVQITLPKDNQQIFASKYQTVLPSKEELKQLIEDRD is encoded by the coding sequence CTGGGCAAAGGATTCTTATTTGTTGGCAGGCAGCAAAGAATAACGGTGGAAGATGAAAATTTCTATGTTGACTTGGTATTCTATAATCGCTTGTTACAATGTTTTGTCGTTATTGACTTAAAGATTGGAAAACTAAAACATCAGGATTTAGGACAGATGCAGATGTATGTTAATTATTACGATGAATTTGTAAAAACAAACGAAGAAAATCCGACTATTGGAATCGTACTTTGCAAACAAAAAAACGAAACATTGGTGCAGATTACCCTGCCAAAAGACAATCAACAAATATTTGCTAGTAAATATCAGACAGTATTGCCAAGTAAAGAAGAATTAAAACAATTAATTGAAGATAGAGATTAA